A portion of the Pedobacter cryoconitis genome contains these proteins:
- a CDS encoding YceI family protein yields the protein MKKIFLFLLVASISTASFAQTKWSVDPMHTFINFEVKHLGISFVNGSFKKFEGTIDAAKPDLTDAKINFTVAVNSVTTGVEMRDNHLKTDDFFNAEKYPTMTFVGSSFKKLKDNNYELAGKLTIRDVTKDVKFNVVYGGVAKDQQANTRAGFHATTTVNRLDYNIKYDPSGMAVAKDIKIELNLEFVQAK from the coding sequence ATGAAAAAGATATTTTTATTTTTGCTTGTCGCTTCCATCAGCACAGCATCATTTGCACAAACAAAGTGGTCTGTAGACCCGATGCATACCTTTATTAATTTTGAAGTTAAACATTTGGGGATCTCCTTTGTAAATGGGTCATTCAAGAAATTTGAAGGCACAATCGATGCAGCTAAACCAGATTTAACAGATGCTAAAATCAACTTTACTGTAGCTGTAAACAGCGTTACTACTGGTGTTGAAATGAGAGATAATCATTTGAAAACAGACGATTTCTTCAATGCGGAAAAATATCCAACCATGACTTTTGTGGGTTCGTCTTTTAAGAAATTGAAAGATAATAATTATGAACTTGCTGGTAAACTGACTATCCGCGACGTAACGAAAGACGTGAAATTTAACGTTGTTTATGGCGGAGTAGCTAAAGATCAGCAGGCAAATACAAGAGCAGGCTTTCACGCTACTACCACGGTTAACCGTTTAGATTATAATATCAAGTATGATCCAAGTGGAATGGCAGTAGCGAAAGACATCAAAATTGAATTAAACCTGGAATTCGTTCAGGCTAAATAA
- the ygiD gene encoding 4,5-DOPA dioxygenase extradiol, whose product MANLSALKNLTGNLPVQDELMPVLFIGHGSPMNGIEDNEFSQKWADMGRTMAIPKAVIVVSAHWFTRGTAVTAMNFPKTIHDFGGFPQALFDVEYPAPGSPLLAAETAKLITSTDVVLDHDWGLDHGAWTVLQHLFPKADIPVLQLSIDYTKDPKAHYEMAAELYQLRRKGVLIMGSGNMVHNLRMMNWEMINGGGYDWALEINEQFKSLIMNKEHQPLMAYQNLGKAAMLAIPTPEHYLPLLYTLGLQNEKEEAVLFNDKAVGGSLTMTSVRIG is encoded by the coding sequence ATGGCAAACTTATCGGCGCTTAAAAATTTAACAGGGAATCTTCCCGTTCAGGATGAACTGATGCCTGTTTTGTTTATTGGTCATGGTTCTCCAATGAATGGGATAGAAGACAATGAATTTAGTCAAAAATGGGCTGATATGGGACGTACGATGGCCATTCCCAAAGCTGTTATTGTCGTTTCTGCTCACTGGTTCACCAGGGGAACAGCTGTTACTGCAATGAATTTTCCCAAAACGATTCATGACTTTGGTGGATTTCCGCAGGCCTTATTTGATGTAGAATATCCTGCGCCGGGCAGTCCTTTGCTGGCCGCAGAGACAGCAAAGCTGATTACCAGTACAGACGTTGTTTTAGATCATGATTGGGGGCTGGATCATGGGGCATGGACAGTATTACAGCACCTATTTCCAAAGGCTGATATCCCTGTTCTGCAATTGAGTATCGATTATACAAAAGATCCAAAAGCACATTATGAAATGGCTGCTGAACTATATCAGCTCCGCAGAAAAGGAGTATTGATTATGGGTAGTGGTAATATGGTCCATAATTTAAGAATGATGAATTGGGAAATGATCAACGGAGGGGGATATGACTGGGCGCTGGAAATCAATGAGCAGTTCAAGTCATTGATTATGAATAAAGAACATCAACCTTTGATGGCTTATCAAAACCTTGGTAAAGCCGCTATGCTGGCTATTCCGACACCAGAACATTATTTGCCATTGTTATATACATTGGGCTTGCAAAATGAGAAGGAAGAAGCCGTACTTTTCAATGATAAGGCCGTTGGTGGTTCTTTAACGATGACTTCTGTCCGGATTGGTTGA
- a CDS encoding S9 family peptidase, whose protein sequence is MKKFCLLFLLGSSSVKAQEKPVLTVESIMRDQKWLGVSPSDYHWSGDSKTIYFKWNPESKDNNESYKVDISTGKPVKTTDKLAEQQSIGNYTYNKDHSLGLMEKSGDLFLYAFKTKQQRRLTNTLEAERNAVFLNDGTIAFQKGNNLYALNLNTSELKQLTNFVFGKNKTPVVKSTQDNWLKAEQDGLFEVLKSKKKQEAFNLAKKKSLSGDDKPLRAIELGNQQLSNLVISPDGRYVNYRLKLQAEEGRETIVPNFVTNSGYTEDIPGRTKVGEPLPAYDNFIYDQQRDTIYRIQTAKIPGIKDLPDYLKDYPKKMEVAVKKNEDRKVNLSAPIWNAAGTVAVLTAESQDNKDRWILKLDAATGGLTLLDRQRDEAWVGGPGINSANLGWTDNQHIYFQSEASGYAHIYLADVSTGVKRQLTSGKWEVKNLSLAKDKQTFYFIGNIEHPGITHFYKVSVNGGTPVKITSMKGGNEVTLSPDEQWLAINYSYMNKPWELYIQANKPGAKAIRITESSSAAFKAYPWREPDLVSFKNRYGDDIYARVYPALKPASNHPAVVFVHGAGYLQNVHYWWSQYSREYMFHNLLADNGYTVIDIDYTASSGYGRNHRTGIYRHMGGKDLTDQVDGVKMLVEKYQVNPQHVGIYGGSYGGFITLMALFNEPGVFASGAALRSVTDWAHYNHGYTSNILNEPANDSLAYRRSSPIYFAEGLKGDLLMCHGMVDENVQFQDIVRLSQRLIELGKNKWDLAVYPVEDHGFVQPSSWTDEYKRIFKLFERTLKN, encoded by the coding sequence ATGAAGAAATTCTGCCTCTTATTTTTATTGGGTTCCAGCAGCGTAAAGGCTCAGGAAAAACCTGTTTTAACTGTAGAAAGTATTATGCGTGACCAAAAATGGCTGGGGGTTTCCCCATCTGATTACCATTGGTCTGGAGATAGTAAAACAATTTATTTCAAATGGAACCCAGAAAGTAAAGACAATAACGAGTCTTATAAAGTGGACATTTCTACTGGAAAACCAGTTAAAACGACAGATAAACTCGCTGAACAGCAAAGTATAGGTAATTATACTTATAACAAAGACCATAGTCTGGGGCTTATGGAAAAGTCAGGAGATTTATTCTTGTACGCTTTCAAAACAAAGCAGCAGCGCAGACTAACTAATACTTTAGAAGCGGAACGTAACGCTGTTTTTTTAAACGATGGGACGATTGCTTTTCAAAAAGGAAATAATCTATATGCACTCAACCTGAATACTTCGGAATTGAAACAGCTCACCAATTTTGTTTTCGGGAAAAACAAAACTCCTGTGGTTAAAAGTACGCAAGACAACTGGTTAAAAGCAGAACAGGATGGACTCTTTGAGGTGCTTAAAAGCAAGAAAAAGCAGGAAGCTTTCAATCTTGCTAAAAAGAAAAGCCTGAGCGGGGATGACAAACCATTAAGGGCAATTGAGCTTGGGAACCAGCAACTGAGTAATCTGGTGATCAGCCCGGATGGACGTTATGTCAATTACAGGTTGAAACTTCAGGCGGAGGAAGGCAGGGAAACGATTGTTCCGAATTTTGTGACTAACTCTGGGTATACTGAAGATATTCCAGGCAGAACTAAAGTAGGAGAGCCTTTACCCGCTTATGATAATTTTATCTATGATCAGCAGCGGGATACTATTTATAGAATTCAGACTGCAAAGATCCCTGGGATTAAAGATCTGCCAGATTACTTGAAAGACTATCCAAAGAAAATGGAGGTTGCGGTAAAGAAAAATGAAGACAGAAAAGTAAATTTATCTGCACCAATATGGAATGCAGCAGGGACAGTGGCTGTTTTAACAGCAGAATCGCAAGATAATAAAGATCGCTGGATCTTGAAGTTAGACGCAGCTACAGGTGGTTTAACCCTGCTGGACAGACAACGTGATGAAGCTTGGGTTGGCGGGCCTGGTATCAATTCAGCTAATTTGGGATGGACAGATAATCAGCATATATATTTTCAGAGTGAGGCTAGCGGTTATGCACATATTTACCTTGCTGATGTCTCTACCGGAGTTAAGCGCCAGCTAACCAGTGGAAAATGGGAAGTGAAAAATCTTTCTTTAGCTAAAGACAAACAGACCTTTTATTTTATCGGAAACATAGAACATCCTGGAATTACGCACTTTTATAAAGTAAGCGTGAATGGTGGAACTCCTGTTAAAATTACCAGCATGAAAGGGGGGAATGAAGTTACTTTATCTCCTGATGAACAGTGGCTGGCTATTAATTATTCTTACATGAACAAGCCCTGGGAGCTTTATATCCAGGCAAATAAGCCGGGCGCTAAAGCAATCAGGATAACGGAATCTTCTTCTGCAGCGTTTAAGGCTTATCCATGGAGAGAACCGGATTTAGTTTCTTTTAAAAACAGGTATGGTGATGATATATATGCGCGGGTTTATCCGGCATTAAAGCCAGCATCGAATCATCCTGCGGTTGTATTTGTGCATGGTGCGGGTTATCTGCAGAATGTTCATTATTGGTGGAGCCAGTATTCCAGGGAATATATGTTCCATAACCTGCTTGCAGATAATGGGTATACAGTAATTGATATCGATTATACAGCAAGTTCCGGATATGGCAGAAACCATCGTACAGGGATTTACCGTCATATGGGTGGTAAAGATTTAACGGATCAGGTAGATGGCGTAAAAATGCTGGTAGAGAAGTACCAGGTAAATCCGCAGCATGTAGGTATTTATGGCGGTTCTTATGGTGGGTTTATTACTTTAATGGCTTTATTCAATGAGCCTGGTGTTTTCGCTTCTGGTGCAGCACTGCGTTCGGTAACGGACTGGGCACATTACAACCATGGTTATACTTCTAATATCCTGAACGAGCCAGCTAATGATTCACTGGCTTACAGGCGCAGTTCTCCAATCTATTTTGCCGAAGGTCTGAAAGGGGATTTACTGATGTGCCATGGGATGGTGGATGAGAATGTGCAGTTTCAGGATATAGTCCGTTTGAGTCAGCGCCTGATTGAATTAGGCAAAAACAAATGGGATCTGGCTGTTTATCCTGTTGAAGACCATGGATTTGTACAGCCTTCGAGCTGGACGGATGAATACAAAAGAATCTTTAAGCTGTTTGAAAGGACGTTAAAGAATTAA
- a CDS encoding peroxiredoxin encodes MINIGEQFPAYSKPAVVSIEKGKEFETLTSETLVNENNQWTCMFWWPKDFTFVCPTEIAEFNANFGEFRDRDTTLIGASTDSENVHLAWRHNHDDLRGLKFPMLADTSKSLAEALDILEPTEKIAYRATFIIDPQGIIRWASANDLSVGRNVKEVLRVLDALQTDELCPCNWEKGEATLTV; translated from the coding sequence ATGATTAATATAGGTGAACAATTTCCAGCTTACTCAAAACCAGCTGTAGTTAGTATAGAAAAAGGAAAAGAGTTTGAAACATTAACTTCTGAAACTTTAGTAAATGAGAACAACCAATGGACTTGTATGTTCTGGTGGCCAAAAGATTTTACTTTTGTTTGTCCAACTGAAATCGCTGAATTCAATGCTAATTTCGGTGAATTCCGTGACCGTGACACGACTTTAATCGGCGCTTCTACAGATTCAGAAAACGTGCATTTAGCATGGAGACATAACCATGATGATTTACGTGGTTTAAAATTCCCAATGCTTGCTGATACTTCTAAATCATTAGCTGAAGCGCTTGATATTTTAGAGCCAACAGAAAAAATCGCTTACCGTGCAACTTTCATCATTGACCCACAAGGAATTATCCGTTGGGCTAGTGCAAATGACTTAAGTGTTGGACGTAACGTAAAAGAAGTATTAAGAGTACTTGACGCTTTACAAACTGACGAACTTTGTCCTTGTAACTGGGAAAAAGGTGAAGCAACTTTAACAGTTTAA
- a CDS encoding carboxymuconolactone decarboxylase family protein, giving the protein MSESTETIEELLAIVGLNEGYRNESIHLLEKGNSRYVRDLKLNFSSTLTSAHITEKECALLGLSIAINNNNKVLTDFFEKQAQQKEATAEEIAEAAGCASLLALNNVLYRFRHFTAKEKYTRMPARVRMQLMGNPVTGKEFFELMSLAVSAVNGCEMCVNAHEESILALGATEERVFDAIRIASIVTSAGKVIY; this is encoded by the coding sequence ATGAGTGAAAGTACTGAAACCATAGAAGAATTATTAGCCATTGTAGGTTTAAACGAAGGCTATAGAAACGAGAGTATCCATTTACTTGAAAAAGGTAATTCAAGATATGTACGTGACTTAAAATTAAATTTCAGCAGTACCCTGACTTCAGCACATATTACTGAAAAAGAATGTGCTTTACTGGGCTTAAGTATTGCAATCAATAACAACAACAAAGTATTAACTGATTTCTTTGAAAAACAGGCGCAGCAAAAAGAAGCTACGGCAGAAGAAATCGCTGAAGCAGCTGGTTGTGCTTCTTTACTGGCTTTAAACAATGTACTTTATCGTTTCCGTCACTTTACGGCAAAAGAGAAGTATACCCGCATGCCTGCACGCGTAAGAATGCAATTGATGGGCAACCCGGTAACTGGTAAAGAGTTTTTTGAATTAATGAGTTTGGCTGTTTCAGCTGTAAATGGTTGTGAAATGTGTGTAAATGCACACGAAGAATCTATTCTGGCTTTAGGAGCTACTGAAGAACGTGTATTTGATGCGATCCGTATTGCCTCAATCGTTACTTCTGCTGGTAAGGTCATTTACTAG
- a CDS encoding TetR/AcrR family transcriptional regulator: protein MGISERKEREREEMKTMITTAAMKMFLEDGYAKTSIRNIADAIEYSPGTIYLYYKDKDELLFEVQGQAYLKLLEAFKQNVTSTNPLEKLEQLGKTYVSFGLANPELYDLMFIIRAPTNVDETTHGHNGDATFNYLISLIEECIQADLLIFKNANQAALQIWSMAHGLVSLNLRCRLKVMIPEESSIPEILHIAIEEYLFSIRA, encoded by the coding sequence ATGGGTATATCAGAGAGAAAAGAGCGGGAGCGGGAAGAGATGAAAACGATGATCACCACTGCGGCCATGAAAATGTTCCTGGAGGATGGTTATGCGAAAACTTCTATCCGTAATATCGCTGACGCTATTGAATATAGTCCCGGCACTATTTACTTATATTATAAAGATAAAGATGAGTTACTTTTTGAAGTTCAGGGGCAAGCTTATCTGAAGTTATTAGAAGCATTCAAGCAAAATGTAACCAGTACCAATCCACTGGAAAAACTGGAGCAGCTAGGTAAAACCTATGTTTCTTTTGGTTTGGCGAACCCAGAATTGTATGACTTGATGTTTATTATCAGAGCGCCAACGAATGTAGATGAAACAACTCATGGACACAATGGTGATGCTACTTTTAATTACTTAATCAGTTTGATTGAGGAATGTATTCAGGCAGATCTGTTAATTTTTAAAAATGCAAATCAGGCGGCACTGCAAATCTGGTCTATGGCGCATGGTCTGGTTTCTTTAAATCTTCGTTGCCGTTTAAAAGTGATGATTCCTGAAGAATCCTCAATTCCTGAAATTTTACATATAGCGATAGAAGAATATTTATTTTCCATAAGGGCTTAG
- a CDS encoding TolC family protein — MYTSFIKASVLLTGWLLILGKPAIAQQQSRQLDDYISLAFGQNQGLKQQNFDLEKSLFALKEAKAMYLPTVSMLGSYTKSAGGRTIDVPVGDLVNPIYSALNQLTSSSKYPQIANQSFLLNPDNFYDVKLRTSLPLINAEIRYNKLIKQQLISSQQAAVNVYKRALVKDIKTAYYHYFQALQGVEAYRSALLLIDENIRVNTSLLKNGVRNGTALLRAQTEQEKTNAALINAQRNVDNASAYFNFLLNRPLKEAILIDSVGIANVLVGPDTTTGISGREELKQLSSLKEVNNLDYKLQRSNLIPKLSTFVDLGSQGMDFKVNDKTRYYLWGVNLQWDLFTGGKNKFRAAQAQSNIKANTAKIDETEQSFKLQLAQAHNNYRAAKAACTSAVAGLSFAGKYYRDQLKAYRAGQLLYLELIDAQDQLTSAKLRMADTQADLQITLAELERDQATYPLNN; from the coding sequence ATGTATACATCATTTATTAAAGCGTCTGTTCTGCTCACTGGATGGCTGCTTATTTTAGGAAAACCAGCCATAGCGCAGCAACAGAGCCGGCAGCTGGATGACTATATTTCGTTAGCTTTTGGACAGAACCAGGGTCTGAAGCAACAAAACTTCGACTTGGAAAAATCTTTGTTTGCTTTGAAAGAAGCGAAAGCAATGTACTTGCCTACGGTGAGTATGTTAGGAAGCTACACCAAATCCGCGGGCGGCAGGACGATAGATGTACCGGTTGGCGATCTGGTCAATCCTATTTACAGTGCGCTTAATCAATTGACTTCTTCGTCTAAATATCCGCAGATAGCGAATCAATCGTTTTTATTGAACCCGGATAATTTTTATGATGTTAAGCTCAGAACATCACTTCCGCTGATCAATGCTGAAATCCGTTATAATAAACTGATTAAACAACAATTGATCAGCAGCCAGCAAGCTGCGGTGAATGTTTACAAAAGAGCGCTGGTCAAAGACATTAAAACTGCTTATTACCACTATTTTCAAGCCTTACAAGGAGTAGAAGCTTACCGAAGTGCGTTATTGCTTATCGATGAAAACATCCGTGTAAATACGAGTTTACTGAAAAATGGGGTTAGAAATGGGACTGCTTTATTAAGAGCACAGACTGAGCAGGAAAAAACCAATGCTGCGTTAATCAATGCGCAGCGTAACGTAGACAATGCCAGTGCTTATTTTAATTTCTTATTAAACCGGCCTTTAAAAGAGGCAATTCTGATAGACAGTGTTGGCATTGCCAATGTGTTAGTTGGGCCGGATACCACAACAGGTATTAGCGGACGGGAAGAATTAAAGCAATTAAGTAGCTTGAAGGAGGTCAACAATCTGGATTATAAATTACAGCGGTCCAACTTGATCCCTAAGCTGAGCACGTTTGTAGATCTTGGATCGCAGGGAATGGATTTTAAAGTCAACGATAAAACAAGATATTATCTATGGGGTGTCAATTTGCAATGGGACCTCTTTACAGGAGGTAAAAATAAATTCCGTGCGGCACAAGCACAGTCAAATATTAAGGCAAATACAGCGAAAATTGATGAAACGGAACAGTCGTTTAAATTGCAGCTTGCCCAGGCTCATAACAATTACAGGGCAGCAAAAGCCGCGTGTACGAGTGCAGTTGCGGGTTTGTCTTTCGCTGGAAAATATTACAGAGATCAGCTCAAAGCATACCGTGCGGGGCAGTTATTATACCTTGAACTGATCGACGCACAGGATCAGCTAACCAGTGCAAAACTGAGAATGGCCGATACACAGGCCGACTTACAAATCACGCTTGCCGAACTGGAGCGTGACCAGGCAACTTATCCATTGAATAATTAA
- a CDS encoding efflux RND transporter periplasmic adaptor subunit: protein MKAIHYAALLLGVPIFYACNTSTPVASTAMGNDTIPVQVMKLNLESSNAAIPVSGQFTTNNEVMLSFKTGGIINSLLVKEGDAVKKGQLLATLNLTEINAQVQQAQLGYEKAKRDYQRTKNLYTDSVATLEQLQNSKTALLVSQQQLNQVDFNRKYSEIHAPENGFILKKMADVGQQISSGTAVLQTNGAQSGKWELKVGISDREWAILKLNDPAKIETTAMPGQVLDGVVSRKSEGVDAATGTFTAYIKLTGQTPKAIAAGMFGKATLSPSKHVEHKGNWQIPYEALLDGDGSSGYVFVTNDNKTAHRVKVTVAGIEKNTVTISEGLENAGALIISGSAYLTDNSKISIHSPLKTAK, encoded by the coding sequence ATGAAAGCTATTCATTATGCTGCGCTATTGCTGGGAGTACCGATATTTTACGCTTGCAATACCTCAACGCCAGTTGCCAGCACGGCAATGGGAAACGATACGATCCCGGTTCAGGTTATGAAACTTAACCTGGAAAGCAGTAATGCTGCAATCCCGGTATCCGGACAATTTACAACGAACAATGAAGTTATGCTCTCCTTTAAGACGGGCGGAATTATAAACAGCCTGCTGGTTAAAGAGGGGGATGCGGTTAAAAAAGGGCAATTGCTCGCAACTTTGAACCTCACAGAGATCAATGCACAAGTGCAGCAAGCTCAACTGGGCTATGAAAAGGCCAAACGTGATTATCAGCGGACAAAAAACTTGTATACTGATAGCGTAGCTACTTTAGAGCAATTGCAAAATAGTAAAACTGCGCTGCTGGTTTCTCAGCAGCAACTCAATCAGGTTGATTTTAACAGGAAATATTCAGAGATACATGCGCCAGAAAATGGCTTTATTTTAAAAAAGATGGCTGATGTAGGCCAGCAGATTTCTTCTGGTACTGCTGTATTACAAACCAACGGGGCACAATCCGGGAAATGGGAGTTAAAAGTAGGGATCAGCGACAGGGAATGGGCGATTTTAAAATTAAATGATCCGGCGAAAATAGAGACCACTGCTATGCCGGGACAGGTTCTGGACGGAGTAGTGAGCCGTAAGTCTGAAGGGGTCGATGCAGCTACCGGAACGTTTACAGCTTATATTAAGTTAACGGGACAGACGCCAAAAGCTATTGCTGCCGGCATGTTTGGAAAAGCAACGCTAAGTCCTTCAAAACACGTGGAGCATAAAGGAAACTGGCAAATACCATACGAGGCATTGTTAGATGGTGACGGAAGCAGCGGTTATGTATTTGTTACCAATGATAACAAAACTGCACATAGAGTAAAAGTGACGGTTGCGGGAATTGAAAAAAACACGGTAACTATCAGTGAGGGGTTGGAGAATGCTGGGGCATTAATTATTTCCGGATCAGCGTATTTGACAGATAACAGCAAGATCAGTATTCATTCACCATTAAAAACAGCGAAATGA